One genomic region from Pecten maximus chromosome 5, xPecMax1.1, whole genome shotgun sequence encodes:
- the LOC117328202 gene encoding uncharacterized protein LOC117328202, producing the protein MDTPSDKQEQTTKDVPVTVAPVGTDSEHVAISLLEGHETSKGPVVESWTIEPVNTEKNPNKEATITMPHLVKKIPQKELLPRPYRTFNQVVVMTYASAICCLFVGLLANRWAWHAKLQNEKGLYGLAKKWARRAVYVSYVAVVLGVIIITSITLNETLTENTNN; encoded by the coding sequence ATGGATACTCCATCAGACAAACAAGAGCAAACAACTAAGGATGTTCCTGTGACAGTGGCCCCAGTTGGTACTGATAGTGAACATGTGGCTATATCTCTGTTAGAAGGTCATGAGACCAGCAAGGGACCTGTTGTGGAGTCTTGGACTATAGAGCCAGTAAATACAGAGAAGAATCCCAACAAGGAGGCAACAATAACCATGCCCcatcttgtaaaaaaaataccacAGAAAGAGCTGCTGCCCCGCCCATATCGTACATTTAACCAGGTGGTAGTCATGACTTATGCCAGTGCCATATGCTGTCTGTTTGTAGGCCTGCTGGCCAATCGTTGGGCATGGCATGCTAAACTTCAAAATGAAAAGGGGCTATATGGTCTTGCCAAGAAATGGGCTCGTCGTGCTGTTTATGTCAGCTATGTGGCTGTTGTGTTAGGAGTGATTATTATCACTTCTATCACTTTGAATGAAACTCTCACAGAAAACACAAATAATTAG